A stretch of DNA from Anopheles ziemanni chromosome 3, idAnoZiCoDA_A2_x.2, whole genome shotgun sequence:
TTATAGTAAAACGGAACCCCATGTACATGGTTCTACATCCGGTGTGGTTATCAGCCCAGACATTAGGGTTATTTGGCAGCAAGAAAGGCGATGTCTTGAGTAAGACATCCCGCGCATgatgatgcaaaaaaaaacctgcgccATATCGGAATAATATTGCCACTGAGCACCCATTTatcccctccctccctgtGTGTGCAGCTTCATCTGAATCCTTCAGAATGGCAGGTAGTCGTCACGGGAGTCTTCTGATGAGGTTGATAACCGATCGACGCTTATGACGCGGCAAACCAGTTGTCGTCGTGTAGCAATCGTTGTGGTGAAATGATTAGATAAAATAGGGTACCAGTGGGAGGAGCCCGCTAGAGGAAGCTACcttatttcattgtttttatcgGTTCTCCCCCCTGTCCGGTTTCGATATTTTATACGTGACATTATCTTACCTGGTTCTCGGATGGAACTGCTTATAACAGAACGTCAATTGACCGGAACGATTCAGTTGATCGGCTACCGTGAAGTTCAAAGCAACTACGCAAGCTAAGTGagcaaagtgttttttttttttgtgagtaAGAGTATTGAGTACTACTTCAAAATGGTGGCGGAAACACAGACGGACTCCATCGTTGAGCACTCGGCGGGGGATGTCGGGTCGGTTGAAGTACACCAAGAACAAACACCGGTTGTAATGGTTGAGGAATCGGTTGAGAAAGTAAACGCTTTCGAGCACCAGCAGGAGCTGACCGAGGAGGAGCAAGTATCATCAGTTCAAGAATTAGCGCCAGTTATCGTCTCTGAGGCACCGGCTCAACAAGTGACCGTCGCTGAGATTCGCACAGCTGCTACTAGCGAGGAAACGGAAACTGTGATCGAAAAGAGCGTAGAAGAATCAATTTTAACCGCTTCTGACAATCCGACCGTGGTAGAAAAGGAAGTTCCTAGTGAACCGAAACCCCAACAGGAAGAAGTTCCCTTGGAGGAACGTGTTATCGTAACGCAACAAGAAGAACCTGTCGTAAACAACGTACATAAAGAGGCTCCAgcaccaacaaacaaaactgctGACACAATGGAACTGCCCAAGTTCATCCATAGGGCTATGGAGAAGGTTGCCATCGAGCAGGGATTCACTCCCGGTCAGGTGAAGATCGAGTTTGACGTGGGATCCAACAAGGGCGACGGTTTCGTAGGCGAGATGTTCAAGGCTTTCCTTACCGAGGGTGACCGCCGGGAGGTGTACCTATGCAAGGTTCCTCCACTTAACGAGGCCCGCAGGCAGCAGTTTCCAGCGATGAAAATTTTTACTCGTGAAATGCTTGCCTATACACAGTTCCTGCCGATCATGTTCGCCTACCAGGAGGAAAAGGGAGTCGGTCGGGAGGACGGATTTTTCAGCGTGCCAAAGTGCTACCACGCGGAGTGTGACGAAGCGGCCGAAGAGGCAGTTATCATTATGGAAGACTTGCGACTGGATGGATATCGCATGTGGGACAAGATGGTTCCGGTGAACTACGAACATGCTAGAATGACGATGGAGCAGCTCGGTCGGTTGCATGCCGTTTCGATGGCATTGAAAAGAGACCGTCCGCAAGAGTTCGAGCAGTTTAAGGTACCCGATCCAATGAAGATCATGATGCCTGAAGGGGGACCCTTCGAAGGTATGATGCGACAGATGATTGTCGATGCGATAGAAACTCTAGAACCGCACGAAACGACGGAGCGTACCAAGATGCAGAAGCTGCTCAACAACATGCGGCCGGAGATGGACAATTGCTCCAATCCTGACCTAGCTGAACCATACACTGTGCTCGGGCATGGTGATTGCTGGGTGAACAACTTTATGTTCCACTACAAGGTACGCCGAAGATAATTGAAATCTCATAGCAATGTCTTCTAACGATTTACCTTTCGTCTTCGTTTTCTATCTAGAATGGAGCACCGGATAAAATAATCTTACTCGACTGGCAGATCACACGCTATGTAACTCCCGTGCTTGACCTTGTCTACTTCCTGTTCTGTTGCACGGACGAAGAGTTCCGTCGGCGTCACTACGATGAGATGATGAGCGTCTACTACAACGCATTGTCGACGTTGCTCGAAAAGCTTGGCCACAATCCCCAGGAAGTGTTCCCCCGAACCGCCCTTATGCGCCAGCTGCGAAGATTCGGTCGGTTCGGTATTCTGATGGCCGTATTCCTGGTGCCGATGCTATGCACGCGCAACGAAGATCTACCCGATATGGACGAAGCGGCGGAGAAGTTCCGCGAAACTCAAAATGTCGACATGAACCATTTCACGGCGCACGCCAATAGGAGCGCGTATCATAAGCGTATGAGTGCGGTGATAAGAGACATCGTTCGCTACGGTTATCTGTAGATCCAAGGACGGATCGTGTATGCGGCATACCAAAGTTGAGTGACCCGAGCATCGTTGAGAGTACTCCAAACCTAGGCATATGTGTATCGGATATGTAAGGtgaatttgaaatgtttcatagcTGATATTTTTCGGTGGGAAGTTTTTGTGTTTAGTAGCTTACCTTGATTAGACATGCTTTGGGAATGAATCTGGAAGCTCAATCATCGCAGAAcgagattttgaaaaactcGTTAGCGTATCGCTAATAGTTTCTGTTGTGATGCAAATAGTTGcatttgtaatttaataaaaattcaacCATATCAAAGTattcacattttattttcctttgcacgaagaaaatgaaaatatttcgtAAAATGATGTTTCAATCAAAGTAGTCTAATACTTCCGATCCGAGGTGGGCATGGTATTGTAATGAACCATCAGCCTATACGAGTAACCATGGTACCAAGtctgaaattaaacaaaccaaGTGGCTCTTGAATGTAACAAATGGTTAGTCAATCATATTTTCTTCCTATAAGGGACGATGTATGAttgattataatttattttcccaccaGTTCACCACCAATTGAAAATGAgtgccaaaaacaaacaactacaTCTACCTCCCGTGCCAACGGAACGTCATTCTATGTCAACGCGTATAGAAGATAAGCATTCTTATCTAATTTCTGTTTGATAAAACACGTACACAGGTTATCGATGCAAGCCGTTTCCCTCTTGGACTTACCAAACGTCAGTTGCAAGAAGTGCTCGAGAGAAAAGGTGGCCTAGAAATTCCAAATTACGTGCTCTATGCGCTGGCAGGTGTTGCCCAACATCTGGGCTATATTTCCGGCCAGCACACGGTGGACTACGATTTTCGCTCCGGTGCAAACAACGCACGGTAGTGTCTGTCTTCTACCGGGTGACGTTTCGAGAGGAACCCCGTGAAACTACCGTCCTTTGCAAAGTACCACCACCCGGTGCCGACGAAACCCTGCTTACACTGTTCGAGAGGGAAGTGTTCGTGTACTGCCGGTTTTCGAGCATTTCCCTTATATGTACAGATTCATCTGAATTCTTCTGAATGGTAGACAGTCACGGGAGTCTTCTGATGAGATTGATAACCGATCGACGCCTATGACGCGGCAAGTTGGCGTCGTGTAGCAATCGTTGTGGTGAAATGATTAGATAAAATAGGTTACCAGAGGGACGCACCCGCTAGAGGAAGCTaccttattttattgtttatattGGTTCCCCTCTGTCCGGTTTCGCCATTTTATACGTGACATTATCTTACCTGGTTCTCGGATGGAACTGCCTATAACTGAACGTCAATGGACCGGAACGATTCAGTTGATCGGTTACCGTGAAGTTCAGCGCAAATACGCAGGCTAAGTGAGCAAAGTGTTTTTTGAGAGTAAGAGTATTGAGTACTACTTCGAAATGGCGGCGGAACCAAAGACGGACTCCATCGTTGAGCACTCGGCGGGGGATGTCGGTTCGGTTGAAGTACACCAAGAACAAACACCGGTTGTAGTGGTTGAGGAATCGGTTGAGAAAGTGAAAGTTTCCGAGCACCAACAAGAGCAGACCGAGGAGGAGCAAGTACCAGCAGTTCAAGAATTAGCGCCAGTTATCGTCTCTGAGGCACCGGCTCAACAAGTGACCGTCGCTGAGGGTCGCACAGCTGCTTCTATCGAGGAAACGGAAACTGTGCTCGAAAAGAGCGTAGAAGAATCAATTTTGACCACTGCTGAGGATTCGACCGTGGTAGAAAAGGAAGTTCCAAGTGAACCGAAACCACAACAGGAAGAAGTTCCCTTGGAGGAACGTGCCATCGTAACGCAACAAGAAGAACCTGTCGTAAGCGACGTACATAAAGAGGCTCCTGCACCAACAAACGAAACTACTGACCCAATGGAACTGCCCAAATTCATCTATAGGGCTATGGAGAAGGTTGCAATCGAGCAGGGATTCACTCCCGGGCAGGTGAAGATCGAGTTTGACGTGGGATCCACCAAGGGTGACGGTTTCGTGGGCGAAATGTTCAAGGCTTTCCTTACCGAGGGTGACCGCCGGGAGGTGTACCTATGCAAGATTCCTCCACTTAACGAGGCCCGCAGGCGGCAGTTTCCAGCCGCCATGAAAATTTTTACTCGTGAAACGCTTGCCTATACACAGTTCCTGCCGCTTATGTTCGCCTACCAAGAGGAGAAGGGAGTCGGTCGGGAGGACGGATTTTTCAGCGTGCCAAAGTGCTACCACGCGGAGTGTGACGAAGCGGCTGAAGAGGCAGTTATCATTATGGAAGACTTGCGACTGGATGGATACCGCATGTGGGACAAGAAGGTTCCGGTGAACTACGAACACGTTCGAATGACGATGGAGCAGCTCGGTCGGTTGCATGCCGTTTCGCTGGCTTTAAAAAGAGACCGTCCGCAAGAGTTCGAGCGGTTTAAGGTACCCGATCAAATGAATCTTACGATGCCTGAAGGGGGACGCATCGAAGGTATGTTGCGACAGATGATTGCGAATGCGATAGAAACTCTAGAACCGCACGAAACGACGGAGCGTACCAAGATGCAGAAGCTGCTCAACAACATGCGGACGGAGTTGGAAAATTGCTTCAAACCTGATCCTGCTGAACCATACACAGTGCTCGGGCATGGTGATTGCTGGGTGAACAACTATATGTTCCACTACAGGGTACGCCAACGAGAATTAAAATCTCATAACAATGTATTCTAACGGGTTACCTTTCGTCTTCGTTTTCTATCTAGAATGGAGCACCGGATAAAATAATCATACTCGACTGGCAACTCACACGCTATGTATCACCCGTGCTGGACCTTGTCTACTTCCTGTTCTGTTGCACGGATGAAGAGTTCCGCCGGCGTCACTACGATGAGATGATGAGCGTCTACTACAACGCATTGTCGACGTTGCTCGAAAAGCTTGGCCACAATCCCCAGGAAGTGTTCCCTCGGACCGCCCTTATAAGACAGCTGCGAAGATTCGGTCGGTTCGGTATTCTGATGGCCGTATTCCTGGTGCCGTTGCTTTGCACACGCAAAGAAGATCTACCCGATATGAACAAAGCGGCGGAAATGCGTGAAGctaaaaatgttgaaaagaaCCATTTCACGGCGAACGCCAATAAGAGCGCGTATCATAAGCGTATGAGTGCGGTGATAAGGGACATTGTTCGCTATGGGTATCTGTAGATCCAAGGACGGATCGTGTATGCGGCATACCAAAGTTGTGTAACCAGAACCTTGAGATTACTCGAAACCTAGGCTCAAGTGAATCGAATATGTAAAGtgaatttgaaatgtttcataccTGACATTTTTCGACGAAAAGTTTTTGTGTTGAGTTGCTTACACTTTGGGGAATGAATCTGGAAGATCAATCATCGCAGAAcgagattttgaaaaactcGTTAGCGTATCGCTAATAGTTTCTGTTGTGATGCAACCAGTTGcatttgtaatttaataaaaccaaTCCACCATATCAAAGatttcacattttattttccatggcGTAAAGGGAATGcacgaagaaaatgaaaatgtttcgtgAAATGATGTCAATCAAAGAAGTCCAATACTTCCGATAGTTAGGCATGGTATTGTAATAAACCATCAGTCTATACGCTACAAGTAACCTTGATATGAttgattataatttattttcccaccaGTTCACCACCAATTGAAAATGAgtgccaaaaacaaacaaccacatCTACCTCTCGATCCAACGGAACGTAATTCTCCGTCAACGCGTATAGAAGATAAGCAATCTTATCTAATATCTGTTTGATAAAACGCGTGCACAGATGGTAGTTGTTTCCCTCTTCGGCGTACCAAACGTCAGTTTCAAGAAGCTCTCGTTCGATCAGCATGAAAGGTGGCTTAGAAATTCCAGATTACGTGCTCCATGCGCTGGCAGGTGTTGCCCAACATCTGGGCTATATTTCCGGCCAGCACACGATGGACTACGATTTTCGCTCCGGTGCAAACAATCGCACGGTGGTGTCTGTCTTCTACCGGGTGACGTTTCGAGAGGAACCCCGTGAAACTACCGTCCTGTGCAAAGTACCACCACCCGGCGCCGACGAAACCCTGCTTACACTGTTCGAGAGGGAAGTTTTCGTGTACGGTAAGCTACTGCCCGCTTTCGAGCAGTTCCAGCGCACCCGACATGAACTGCTAGCGTCACAATCGAAAGCCTCCACGGATTCGGAAGAGCAGGTGGTTGCTTTTGCACCTCGTTGCTACCACGCACACTGCGATGTGAAGAAAGGCGAAGGGATTATCGTGCTGGAGGATGTTAGCAGGCGTGGGTTTTCGAACCGCCACAAATTCGAGCCTATGGACTATGACCATGCCCGGCTAGCGATGGTGCAGCTTGGGCGGTTTCATGCGATTTCTCTCGCACTCAAGCAGCAACAGCCGGAGCTGTTTGAACAGTATCGGCACATGGGAGACGTCACCCGGGAGCGTGTCCTCCAGATGGAAGGATTCGAGCAGACTATGGAACAGGCGTTTGAAAGTGCAATCGCAACATTGAACCCGGGTGACGTAGGACGGCGCGAGAAGCTGGCACGCCTTCGGGGCAGTTTTGCCGAGGAGTTGCAGAACATTAGCGACGCTGCCCTTTCGGAGCCGTTCTGTGTCGTATGCCACGGAGACTTTGCTGCGGACAACATGATGTTTTCCTACAATGTAAGAGTTTGTTTGAGTGTGAAAAATGAAGTGAGAtggtttaataatttaatcacATTCCAGGGCGGCTTTCCAAATCGGCTCATCCTGCTCGACTGGCAGTTGGCAAAATACGGCTCACCCGCGTTGGACTTTGTGCAGACCATCTTTCTCTCCACGGACGAATCGTTCCGCCGCAATCACTACGACAATATGCTTCAGACCTACCACAACGCTCTGATGAGTCACCTGGAGCGTTTTGGAGACGATAGTGCCACCGAATGGTTTCCCTTGACAGTGTTAATGCGGTTGATTAAGTTACAGGCGCGTCAAGCGCTTGTCCTAGGTTTGCTACACATACCACTAACGGTGGCCAGCGAAGAAGCGGCAGTGGCCAACACCGGAGACGAGCCGGATGCGGTAGAAACTGACGAACAGAGAGAGGACAGTAGGTCCATCGACATAAGTGATGTGGGCGATGCCAAGTATCAAACGCGTATGGTTGGTTTACTGAAAGACGTGTTCCGGCTTGGATATCTATAAGTGTTCATTTAGAAGCTAGAAgtgattttattaaataatgGGTGCTGAATActtattcattattttataaacaatttatttactcTTGTTCAATACATAATAAAACTTGCACAATAAATACATATCTAGTTGTTGTTTCCATAAAATGCGTCAGAATTCATGTTTTGTGTACTTATCACTAATGtccttg
This window harbors:
- the LOC131289338 gene encoding uncharacterized protein LOC131289338, translating into MKGGLEIPDYVLHALAGVAQHLGYISGQHTMDYDFRSGANNRTVVSVFYRVTFREEPRETTVLCKVPPPGADETLLTLFEREVFVYGKLLPAFEQFQRTRHELLASQSKASTDSEEQVVAFAPRCYHAHCDVKKGEGIIVLEDVSRRGFSNRHKFEPMDYDHARLAMVQLGRFHAISLALKQQQPELFEQYRHMGDVTRERVLQMEGFEQTMEQAFESAIATLNPGDVGRREKLARLRGSFAEELQNISDAALSEPFCVVCHGDFAADNMMFSYNGGFPNRLILLDWQLAKYGSPALDFVQTIFLSTDESFRRNHYDNMLQTYHNALMSHLERFGDDSATEWFPLTVLMRLIKLQARQALVLGLLHIPLTVASEEAAVANTGDEPDAVETDEQREDSRSIDISDVGDAKYQTRMVGLLKDVFRLGYL